From a region of the Streptomyces sp. NBC_00193 genome:
- a CDS encoding histidine phosphatase family protein, which yields MSDLLLVRHGETAWSATGRHTGRTDIPLAPRGVEEAISLFPYFRDRTPALVLTSPLRRAAATAQLAGLTGAVTDPDLYEWDYGGYEGITTAEILRERPDWSLWTDGVPPGDEEHPGENAAQVGARADRVLARAAEVLRADRGNVVMVAHAHLLRVLTARYLGLPPEEGRLFLLRTGTFSRLSTEHGLPVVAGWNTRP from the coding sequence GTGAGCGATCTTCTGCTGGTGCGGCACGGCGAGACCGCCTGGAGTGCGACCGGACGGCACACCGGGCGCACGGACATCCCGCTGGCCCCGCGCGGGGTCGAGGAGGCGATCTCGCTCTTCCCGTACTTCCGCGACCGCACGCCCGCCCTGGTCCTGACCAGCCCGCTGCGCAGGGCCGCGGCCACCGCGCAGCTCGCCGGCCTGACCGGCGCGGTCACCGACCCCGACCTGTACGAGTGGGACTACGGCGGCTACGAGGGCATCACCACCGCCGAGATCCTGCGCGAGCGCCCCGACTGGTCCCTGTGGACCGACGGGGTGCCGCCGGGCGACGAGGAACACCCCGGCGAGAACGCCGCCCAGGTCGGCGCCCGCGCGGACCGGGTGCTCGCCAGGGCGGCCGAGGTGCTGCGCGCCGACCGGGGCAACGTCGTCATGGTGGCCCACGCGCACCTGCTGCGGGTGCTGACGGCCCGCTACCTCGGTCTGCCTCCCGAGGAGGGACGCCTCTTCCTGCTCCGTACGGGCACCTTCAGCAGGTTGTCCACGGAGCACGGCCTGCCCGTGGTCGCGGGCTGGAACACCCGCCCCTAG